A genome region from Chelonia mydas isolate rCheMyd1 chromosome 12, rCheMyd1.pri.v2, whole genome shotgun sequence includes the following:
- the ENKD1 gene encoding enkurin domain-containing protein 1, with translation MSEGPSRISGPIPPDPTLFPDYYKRPLSARGRLEGNALKLDFFSGPLAPDPSLYPTCYSARPAHPAPRIRPNGQDILEKGQKGTVGVLLKLEGISLYREPPLKRKEAKDHEKENVRRMREIQRKCKEKELAREHSHPKPMKALWKSQKYENVESKVKAKLQESSPPRNPETQKFLRAYSRCGSGVQPRRSLSPSPAKTRAVTDTEAAGAPHTDAKIQVEGTSVDFVSHNARTAKRAPMRRSRSLQSLAEVLEQKRREQEEYNAKQKGHVPQYLLERKDHWRREMEERQRNLPDPDMPPGHTMMPESERLETLINLKQSQEQLVKDLVMLPVRADTLSIQKRRVELEKKLSQIDEALKIFSRPKVFIKLDS, from the exons ATGTCTGAGGGACCTTCCAGGATCTCGGGACCCATCCCTCCCGACCCCACGCTGTTCCCGGATTATTACAAACGCCCCCTGTCAG ctCGAGGGAGGCTGGAAGGGAATGCCTTGAAGCTGGACTTCTTCTCTGGCCCTCTAGCCCCAGATCCCAGCCTGTACCCCACCTGCTACAGTGCccgccctgcccatcctgccccgCGTATCCGCCCCAATGGTCAGGACATCCTGGAGAAGGGGCAGAAGGGGACGGTCGGGGTCTTGCTGAAGCTGGAGGGGATCTCTCTCTACAGGGAGCCTCCCCTGAAAA ggaaagaggccaaggaccATGAGAAGGAGAACGTGAGGCGGATGAGGGAGATCCAGAGGAAATGCAAGGAGAAGGAGCTGGCGCGGGAGCACAGCCATCCCAAACCCATGAAGGCCCTGTGGAAATCCCAGAAGTATGAGAATGTGGAGTCCAAGGTGAAGGCCAAGCTGCAG gagagctctcccccccGCAACCCAGAGACTCAGAAATTCCTCCGGGCGTATTCCCGCTGCGGCTCCGGGGTCCAGCCACGCCGGTCGCTGTCGCCCAGCCCTGCCAAAACGAGAGcggtgacagacacagaggctgcaggagcacCGCACACTGATGCCAAG atccAGGTAGAAGGCACCAGTGTCGACTTCGTCAGCCACAATGCCCGCACCGCCAAGCGGGCCCCTATGCGGCGCTCGCGCTCGCTACAGTCACTGGCCGAGGTGCTGGAGCAGAAGCGCCGAGAGCAGGAGGAGTACAACGCCAAGCAGAAGGGCCACGTGCCCCAGTA CCTGCTGGAGCGGAAGGATCACTGGCGCAGGGAGATGGAGGAACGGCAGCGAAACCTGCCCGACCCTGACATGCCACCAGGTCACACCATGATGCCAGAGAGCGAGCGGCTGGAAACCCTCATCAACCTGAAGCAGA GCCAGGAGCAGCTGGTGAAGGACCTTGTGATGCTGCCGGTGCGGGCCGACACCCTGAGCATTCAGAAGAGGCGGGTGGAGCTGGAGAAGAAGCTGTCGCAGATCGATGAGGCCCTGAAAATCTTCTCCCGGCCCAAGGTCTTCATCAAGCTGGACTCCTGA